In the genome of Mucisphaera calidilacus, one region contains:
- a CDS encoding class I SAM-dependent methyltransferase: MRVTDPVAEFRKPEALRINSRRLEHLATLGLNLHGRRVLELGAGIGELTHFWLDRGCSVVSVEPREANAVVYRERYAAESAAEVRVADLDDPPAWDETFDVVFAYGVLYHLSRPLEALRWMAERCGETMVVSTCVALGDEDRIEMEGEHAHCPSQAVSGTGCRPTRAWVVNRLSELFPRAYQTQTQPDHPDFPSDWSEADGSRLTRAVFVGTRV, translated from the coding sequence ATGAGGGTGACGGACCCGGTTGCGGAGTTTCGCAAGCCCGAGGCGCTGCGGATCAACAGCCGACGGCTGGAGCACCTGGCGACGCTGGGGCTGAATCTGCACGGCCGGCGCGTGCTGGAGTTGGGCGCGGGGATCGGTGAGTTGACACACTTCTGGCTGGACCGGGGTTGCTCGGTGGTGTCGGTGGAGCCGCGTGAGGCGAACGCGGTTGTGTACCGGGAGCGGTACGCGGCGGAGTCGGCGGCGGAGGTGCGTGTCGCGGACCTCGATGACCCGCCGGCGTGGGACGAGACGTTTGACGTCGTGTTCGCGTATGGCGTGCTGTATCACCTGTCGCGGCCGCTGGAGGCGCTGCGGTGGATGGCGGAGCGTTGTGGCGAGACGATGGTGGTCTCGACGTGCGTGGCGTTGGGTGATGAGGACCGGATCGAGATGGAGGGGGAGCACGCGCACTGCCCGTCGCAGGCGGTGAGCGGGACGGGCTGCCGGCCGACGCGGGCGTGGGTGGTGAATCGTCTGAGCGAGCTGTTTCCGAGGGCGTATCAGACCCAGACGCAGCCGGATCACCCGGATTTCCCGAGCGACTGGTCGGAGGCGGACGGCTCGCGGTTGACGCGGGCGGTGTTTGTCGGGACGCGTGTCTAG
- a CDS encoding acetyl-CoA carboxylase carboxyltransferase subunit alpha has translation MTQTNAANGLIELDFERPIVALERQIAELEASGAGPDAPDGVDLSDDIKRVRQSHAAMLKKIYTKLTAWNTVKVARHPNRPQSTDYIKAFVKDFADIHGDRRFGDDPAIIAGLGRIGPHKAMIIGHRKGKDTKEKIACHFGCAHPEGYRKALRAMKLAEKFRLPVVCLIDTPGAYPGIGAEERGQAQAIAENLLEMARLKTPLISVVIGEGASGGALGIGVADRLAMMQFAWYTVISPEGCAAILWKEANAETNAAAAEALKLTARDNRELGTIDDIIDEPLGGAHRDPAATAESLEAYLTQTLRELKRFKIDNLVNKRYERLRKIGAYTEG, from the coding sequence ATGACACAGACCAACGCCGCCAACGGACTGATTGAACTCGACTTCGAACGCCCCATCGTCGCTCTGGAACGCCAGATCGCCGAACTCGAGGCCTCCGGCGCGGGACCCGACGCCCCCGATGGCGTCGACCTCTCCGACGACATCAAACGCGTCCGACAGTCCCACGCCGCCATGCTCAAGAAGATCTACACCAAGCTCACGGCATGGAACACCGTCAAGGTCGCCCGCCACCCCAACCGGCCCCAGTCCACCGACTACATCAAGGCCTTCGTCAAGGACTTCGCCGACATCCACGGCGACCGACGCTTCGGCGACGACCCCGCCATCATCGCCGGCTTGGGACGCATCGGGCCCCACAAGGCCATGATCATCGGCCACCGCAAGGGCAAGGACACCAAGGAGAAAATCGCCTGCCACTTCGGCTGCGCCCACCCCGAGGGCTACCGCAAGGCACTCCGAGCCATGAAACTCGCCGAGAAATTCAGGCTCCCCGTCGTCTGCCTCATCGACACACCCGGGGCCTACCCCGGCATCGGCGCCGAGGAACGCGGACAGGCACAGGCCATCGCCGAAAACCTCCTCGAGATGGCACGACTCAAAACTCCCCTCATCTCCGTCGTCATCGGCGAGGGCGCCTCAGGCGGGGCACTCGGCATCGGCGTCGCCGACCGCCTCGCCATGATGCAGTTCGCCTGGTACACCGTCATCTCCCCCGAGGGATGCGCCGCCATCCTCTGGAAAGAGGCCAACGCCGAAACCAACGCCGCCGCCGCCGAGGCCCTCAAACTCACCGCACGCGACAACCGCGAACTCGGCACCATCGACGATATCATCGACGAGCCCCTGGGCGGAGCCCACCGCGACCCCGCCGCCACCGCCGAGAGCCTCGAGGCCTACCTCACCCAGACCCTCCGCGAACTCAAACGCTTCAAGATTGATAACCTCGTCAACAAACGCTACGAACGACTCCGAAAAATCGGCGCCTACACCGAAGGCTAA
- a CDS encoding aldo/keto reductase has product MTTATPDVRDLLALPMPTRELHGLGWHASLLTLGGVKWDSKLSESEAIELIHRAIDLGVNTIDTAAVYAGGESERRLGKALRDRREGVWVNTKTTKRSYDEAREQIDLSFKQLQTDVIDLMFVHSVEDDDDVSKILDSNGVLRAIESYRDAGQIKHIGVSGHWYKQNMTRVIEAYPFEAILCPVGIFNEAYGYSYLKEVVPVARERGLAVLGMKVMAAGRVAHTADPTPYLRFAIGQDIDTAVIGCESIEQLEFNVATVKSRPEPMSDAEAEGYFEEARRVTEHFDSGEFSWVSHYR; this is encoded by the coding sequence ATGACAACAGCGACACCCGATGTGCGTGACCTTCTTGCCCTGCCCATGCCGACCCGGGAGCTTCACGGGTTGGGGTGGCACGCGTCGCTGCTGACGCTGGGCGGTGTGAAGTGGGATTCGAAGCTCTCGGAGTCGGAGGCGATCGAGCTGATCCACCGGGCGATCGACCTCGGGGTGAACACGATCGACACCGCGGCGGTGTACGCGGGGGGGGAGAGCGAGCGGCGGCTGGGCAAGGCGCTGCGGGATCGGCGTGAGGGTGTGTGGGTGAACACGAAGACGACGAAGCGCAGTTACGACGAGGCGCGAGAGCAGATTGATCTGTCGTTCAAGCAGCTTCAGACCGATGTGATCGATCTGATGTTTGTCCACTCGGTGGAGGACGACGACGACGTGTCGAAGATCCTGGACAGCAACGGGGTGCTCAGAGCGATCGAGTCGTACCGCGACGCGGGCCAGATCAAGCATATCGGGGTGTCGGGGCACTGGTACAAGCAGAACATGACGCGGGTGATCGAGGCTTATCCGTTCGAGGCGATTCTCTGTCCGGTGGGGATTTTCAACGAGGCGTATGGCTACAGCTATCTCAAGGAGGTGGTGCCGGTGGCTCGGGAGCGCGGGCTGGCGGTGCTTGGGATGAAGGTGATGGCCGCGGGTCGTGTGGCGCACACGGCGGACCCGACGCCTTATTTGCGATTTGCGATCGGTCAGGACATCGATACGGCGGTGATCGGTTGCGAATCGATCGAGCAGCTGGAGTTCAACGTGGCGACGGTGAAGTCGCGTCCGGAGCCGATGTCGGACGCGGAGGCGGAGGGTTACTTCGAGGAGGCCCGGCGCGTCACCGAGCACTTCGATTCGGGCGAATTCAGCTGGGTCTCGCACTACCGTTGA
- a CDS encoding PH domain-containing protein, with protein MIEEKVELEAGSAPESKLWRGGPSQILNFWVYVGNALLGLLMIVAGVGLNVLMPDSLWGYYLMPLALLPMVHAGWSWLVLSAQTYELSSQRIRFKSGVLARRTDDLELYRVRDLTIEQPLVYRMLGLGNLVMETSDRSHPRMVIPAVPEPQALLDMVRENVEERRRVTRTREVDFDGGDEVA; from the coding sequence ATGATCGAAGAGAAGGTCGAGCTGGAGGCGGGTTCGGCGCCCGAGTCGAAACTCTGGCGTGGCGGGCCGTCGCAGATCCTGAACTTCTGGGTTTATGTGGGTAACGCGCTGCTGGGGCTGCTGATGATCGTGGCCGGGGTCGGGCTGAACGTGCTGATGCCTGACTCTCTGTGGGGTTACTACCTGATGCCGCTGGCGCTGCTGCCGATGGTGCACGCGGGGTGGTCGTGGCTGGTGCTGTCGGCGCAGACGTACGAGCTGTCGTCGCAGCGGATCCGATTCAAGTCGGGTGTGCTGGCGCGGCGGACGGACGATCTGGAGTTGTACCGGGTGCGTGACCTGACGATCGAGCAGCCGCTGGTCTACCGGATGCTTGGGCTGGGGAACCTTGTGATGGAGACGTCGGATCGGTCGCATCCGCGGATGGTGATCCCGGCGGTGCCGGAGCCGCAGGCGTTGCTGGACATGGTCCGCGAGAACGTGGAAGAGCGTCGGCGGGTGACGCGGACGCGTGAGGTGGACTTCGACGGCGGGGACGAGGTGGCATGA
- the proC gene encoding pyrroline-5-carboxylate reductase, whose product MSGYRLGLIGAGNMAEAIARSAVEAGVLEAGQIVASDPSAERLSVFEAMGVAVTQENRRVVGESEQVMLAIKPQVLEAIAGDLSGLSSDQVLISIMAGLGTAKIAAVIGKPVRVVRVMPNTPVMVGKGMAGVCVGADTQAGDEDLAVRLFESGGEVVRVDESLMDAVTAVSGSGPAYLFYLAEAMIEAAGAVGIDADAERLVRQTIYGSAELLVRSDESAGELRRRVTSPGGTTAAAIERLEASEVRAAVVRAIQAARDRGRELGA is encoded by the coding sequence ATGAGCGGGTATCGCCTGGGTCTGATCGGTGCGGGGAACATGGCCGAGGCGATTGCGCGGAGCGCGGTCGAGGCGGGTGTGCTGGAGGCGGGGCAGATCGTGGCGTCGGACCCGTCGGCGGAGCGGCTGTCGGTGTTTGAGGCAATGGGGGTTGCGGTGACGCAGGAGAACCGGCGTGTGGTTGGTGAGAGCGAGCAGGTGATGCTGGCGATCAAGCCGCAGGTGCTGGAGGCGATTGCGGGCGACCTGTCGGGCCTGAGTTCGGATCAGGTGTTGATCTCGATCATGGCGGGTCTGGGGACGGCGAAGATCGCGGCGGTGATCGGCAAGCCGGTGCGTGTGGTGCGTGTGATGCCGAACACGCCCGTGATGGTGGGCAAGGGGATGGCGGGTGTCTGCGTAGGGGCGGATACGCAGGCGGGTGACGAAGACCTGGCGGTGCGGCTGTTCGAGTCGGGTGGCGAGGTGGTGCGTGTGGACGAGTCGCTGATGGACGCGGTGACGGCGGTGTCGGGTTCGGGGCCGGCGTACCTGTTTTATCTGGCGGAGGCGATGATCGAGGCGGCGGGTGCGGTGGGGATCGACGCGGACGCGGAGCGGCTGGTTCGCCAGACGATCTACGGCTCGGCGGAGCTGCTGGTGCGGAGCGACGAGAGCGCGGGCGAGCTTCGGCGTCGGGTGACGAGCCCGGGCGGGACGACGGCGGCGGCGATCGAGCGGCTGGAGGCGTCGGAGGTTCGGGCGGCGGTGGTTCGTGCGATTCAGGCGGCGCGCGACCGCGGGCGTGAGTTGGGTGCGTAG
- a CDS encoding GspE/PulE family protein has product MAHRRKQIGEFLKQWGLIDDTQISEALTVSSGTRKRIGEALVDLGYVGENEVAKAIASQYDMEFVDLDQPDAITFENLELIPPDLIKKYTVLPLGKENDRIKVLVHDPMDLTVIDDLRFRLGSEIELAIGAKGKIREFIDQVMSESKASIDEAVRQMTIDASIDSSMDMSIDRGASMDIATAANAAENTDDPSAAPVVRLVNKIITEGVKSRASDIHIEPFEDRVRLRYRIDGRCHEQDLIPKRTQNAVIARLKIMSGMRVEEKRIPQDGRIKITMSGTTVDFRVSACPAYHGESVVLRILRSDAAQLGLQKLGMETDTLETFRNIIKRPNGIFLVTGPTGSGKTTSLYSALNELNTTDRKIITAEDPIEYNFKGINQCQVNESIGLTFQNILRAMLRQAPNIILVGEIRDKEVGDVAIQAALTGHMVFSTLHTNDAPSAITRLIDMGLKPFLVASSIQAILAQRLIRVLCPECKQPEENPDPQQLALVGLKRSDTEGQNLCKPVGCSACGGSGFRGRQGIYEILEMNSEIRSLAFERAPVNKLRDAATASGMRDLLGDGRLKALHGITTLGEVARFAQVEGTVSVDEEETAA; this is encoded by the coding sequence ATGGCACACAGAAGAAAGCAGATCGGCGAGTTCCTCAAGCAGTGGGGTCTCATCGACGACACGCAGATCTCCGAGGCCCTCACCGTCTCCTCCGGAACACGCAAACGCATCGGCGAAGCGCTCGTCGACCTCGGGTACGTCGGCGAGAACGAGGTCGCCAAGGCCATCGCCTCCCAGTACGACATGGAGTTCGTCGACCTCGACCAGCCCGACGCCATCACCTTCGAAAACCTCGAACTCATCCCACCCGACCTCATCAAGAAATACACCGTCCTGCCCCTCGGTAAGGAAAACGACCGCATCAAGGTCCTCGTCCACGACCCCATGGACCTCACCGTCATCGACGACCTCCGCTTCCGGCTCGGCTCCGAGATCGAACTCGCCATCGGCGCCAAGGGCAAGATCCGCGAGTTCATCGACCAGGTCATGTCCGAGTCCAAGGCCTCCATCGACGAGGCCGTCCGCCAGATGACCATCGACGCCTCCATCGACTCCTCGATGGACATGTCGATCGACCGCGGCGCCTCCATGGACATCGCCACCGCCGCCAACGCCGCCGAGAACACCGACGACCCCTCCGCAGCACCCGTCGTCCGACTCGTCAACAAGATCATCACCGAGGGCGTCAAGTCACGAGCCTCCGACATCCACATCGAGCCCTTCGAGGACCGCGTACGCCTCCGATACCGCATCGACGGGCGCTGCCACGAGCAGGACCTCATCCCCAAGCGAACCCAGAACGCCGTCATCGCACGTCTCAAGATCATGTCCGGCATGCGCGTCGAGGAAAAACGCATCCCGCAGGACGGACGCATCAAGATCACCATGAGCGGAACCACCGTTGACTTCCGCGTCTCCGCCTGCCCCGCCTACCACGGCGAATCGGTCGTCCTCCGTATCCTCCGGTCCGACGCAGCCCAGCTCGGGCTCCAGAAACTCGGCATGGAGACCGACACCCTCGAAACCTTCCGCAACATCATCAAACGGCCCAACGGCATCTTCCTCGTCACCGGACCCACCGGCTCCGGAAAGACCACCTCCCTCTACTCCGCACTCAACGAACTCAACACCACCGACCGCAAGATCATCACCGCCGAAGACCCCATCGAATACAACTTCAAGGGCATCAACCAGTGCCAGGTCAACGAGTCCATCGGACTCACCTTCCAGAACATCCTCCGCGCCATGCTCCGACAGGCACCCAACATCATCCTCGTCGGTGAGATCCGCGACAAGGAGGTCGGCGACGTCGCCATCCAGGCCGCACTCACCGGCCACATGGTCTTCTCCACACTCCACACCAACGACGCGCCCTCCGCCATCACGCGACTCATCGACATGGGACTCAAGCCCTTCCTCGTCGCCAGCTCCATCCAGGCCATCCTCGCCCAGCGACTCATCCGCGTCCTCTGCCCCGAGTGCAAACAACCCGAAGAAAACCCCGACCCCCAGCAGCTCGCGCTCGTCGGACTCAAACGCTCCGACACCGAGGGACAGAACCTCTGCAAGCCCGTCGGCTGCTCCGCCTGCGGCGGCTCAGGCTTCCGCGGACGACAGGGCATCTACGAGATCCTCGAGATGAACAGCGAGATCCGATCCCTCGCCTTCGAACGCGCCCCCGTCAACAAGCTACGCGACGCCGCCACCGCCTCCGGCATGCGCGACCTCCTCGGCGACGGCCGACTCAAGGCGCTCCACGGCATCACCACGCTCGGCGAGGTCGCTCGCTTCGCGCAGGTCGAAGGCACCGTCAGCGTCGACGAGGAAGAAACCGCGGCCTGA
- a CDS encoding UbiD family decarboxylase: MPYSDLQEFVEALDRAGELRRVTPEVSPILEVTEITDRVSKSACARASEHAAAFDAGHAGLGGHALLFENVAGASMPLGMNLYGSYRRMEMAFGCEDVGFEGVAAKIGALVKPEPPTTIWGKVKKGLELAKIASLPPKVVRSGRCQEVVKQGGEIDLFELPVIKCWPGDGDPTSCGYPWSAERSGTAKGQGRYITLSGVYTIHPDDAGKAEGKPRPSRNIGMYRAQLIDRDHCAMHWHVHHDGARHWRAWQAHNRRLGQPEAGMPAAIVLGGESVLPYAATAPLPPGVSELLMAGCLNGGSIPLVRCRTIDMHVPANAEIVIEGYVSTEAGPIGFDPRVKGPDGREPELGPGAVFEGPFGDHTGFYSLPDRYPVFTVTAVTHRRSPIYPATIVGLPPQEDYYLGKATERLFLPLLKILVPDIEDYHLPMFGAFHNCAFVKIRKSYPLQARRVMHAIWGAGQMAWTKSIVVVDETVDVHDEQAVLFHIAANCDPGRDLEIVNGPLDILDHAAPRLGAGHKIGFDATKKWPGEECGGHAVRSFPPILEMQEDVRRRVTERWGELGL; encoded by the coding sequence ATGCCATACAGCGACCTCCAGGAATTTGTGGAAGCTCTGGATCGGGCGGGCGAGCTGCGGCGGGTGACGCCTGAGGTCTCGCCGATTCTTGAGGTGACCGAGATCACCGACCGCGTGAGCAAGTCGGCCTGTGCGCGCGCTTCGGAGCACGCGGCGGCGTTTGATGCAGGTCACGCGGGGCTGGGCGGGCACGCGTTGCTGTTTGAGAACGTGGCGGGGGCGTCGATGCCGCTTGGGATGAACCTGTACGGCAGCTACCGGCGGATGGAGATGGCGTTCGGGTGTGAGGACGTGGGGTTCGAGGGTGTGGCGGCGAAGATCGGGGCGCTGGTGAAGCCGGAGCCGCCGACGACGATCTGGGGCAAGGTGAAGAAGGGCCTGGAGCTGGCGAAGATCGCGAGCCTGCCGCCGAAGGTCGTGCGGAGCGGCCGGTGCCAGGAGGTGGTGAAGCAGGGGGGTGAGATCGACCTGTTCGAGCTGCCGGTGATCAAGTGCTGGCCGGGCGATGGGGACCCGACGTCGTGCGGGTACCCGTGGTCGGCGGAGCGGAGCGGGACGGCGAAGGGGCAGGGGCGGTACATCACGCTGTCGGGTGTCTACACGATTCATCCGGACGACGCGGGCAAGGCGGAGGGCAAGCCGCGGCCGAGCCGGAACATCGGGATGTACCGGGCGCAGCTGATCGACCGTGATCACTGCGCGATGCACTGGCACGTGCATCACGACGGTGCGCGTCACTGGCGGGCGTGGCAGGCGCACAACCGGCGGCTGGGTCAGCCCGAGGCGGGGATGCCGGCGGCTATCGTGCTGGGGGGCGAGAGCGTGCTGCCTTACGCGGCGACGGCGCCGCTGCCGCCTGGGGTGAGCGAGCTGCTGATGGCGGGGTGTCTCAACGGCGGGTCGATCCCGCTGGTGCGGTGTCGGACGATCGACATGCACGTGCCCGCGAACGCAGAGATCGTGATCGAGGGGTATGTGAGCACGGAGGCGGGGCCGATCGGTTTTGATCCGCGGGTCAAGGGGCCGGACGGCAGGGAGCCGGAGCTGGGGCCGGGCGCGGTGTTCGAGGGTCCGTTCGGGGATCACACCGGTTTTTACTCGCTGCCCGACCGCTACCCGGTCTTCACGGTGACGGCGGTGACACACCGGCGCTCGCCGATCTACCCGGCGACGATCGTGGGTCTTCCGCCTCAGGAGGACTACTACCTGGGCAAGGCGACGGAGCGTCTGTTCCTGCCGCTGCTGAAGATTCTTGTGCCGGACATCGAGGACTACCACCTGCCGATGTTCGGGGCGTTCCACAACTGCGCGTTCGTGAAGATCAGGAAGAGCTATCCGCTGCAGGCCCGGCGGGTGATGCACGCGATCTGGGGCGCGGGCCAGATGGCTTGGACGAAGTCGATCGTGGTAGTGGACGAGACGGTGGACGTGCACGACGAGCAGGCGGTGCTGTTCCACATCGCTGCGAACTGCGATCCGGGTCGTGATCTGGAGATCGTGAACGGCCCGCTGGACATCCTGGACCACGCGGCGCCGCGTCTGGGGGCGGGTCACAAGATCGGGTTTGACGCGACGAAGAAGTGGCCGGGCGAGGAGTGCGGCGGTCACGCGGTGCGGAGCTTCCCGCCGATTCTGGAGATGCAGGAGGATGTGAGGCGGCGGGTCACGGAGCGGTGGGGGGAGTTGGGGTTGTGA
- a CDS encoding MauE/DoxX family redox-associated membrane protein — translation MSKGGLWTDLVLGLNRAAVGLYFTMAGVGKVSGELQNGIGSFYEGPFTSMKPSWLPAWFAYPYGVALPWIEVVVGALLLVGLLTRLMSVLTWLMLLSFTIALVIASGSVVGGTFPWHKNFFLLLITLWFIVVGGGRFALDRTVLGRAAKVATGA, via the coding sequence ATGAGCAAGGGCGGTCTGTGGACGGATCTGGTGCTGGGGCTGAATCGAGCCGCGGTGGGTCTGTATTTCACGATGGCGGGCGTGGGCAAGGTGTCGGGTGAGTTACAGAACGGCATCGGCTCGTTTTACGAGGGGCCGTTCACGTCGATGAAGCCGTCGTGGCTGCCGGCGTGGTTCGCGTACCCGTACGGCGTGGCGCTGCCCTGGATCGAGGTGGTGGTGGGTGCGTTGCTGCTGGTGGGCTTGCTGACGCGTCTGATGTCGGTGCTGACGTGGCTGATGCTGCTGAGTTTCACGATCGCGCTGGTGATCGCGAGCGGTTCGGTGGTGGGCGGGACTTTCCCGTGGCACAAGAATTTCTTCCTGCTGCTGATTACGCTGTGGTTCATCGTGGTGGGCGGGGGCCGGTTCGCGTTGGACCGGACGGTTCTGGGGCGTGCGGCGAAGGTCGCGACGGGAGCGTGA
- a CDS encoding prephenate dehydrogenase, translating into MLDGVQKLVIVGTGLLGASLGLALRARGFSGRMVGVARRESVGSEAVKRGCVDEAVLEAGPACADADLVVVATPLGAFEAVFGAITGTDAVVTDVGSTKGSVVRQAEALLGRPERFVGAHPMAGSEKQGPEAAFAELLEGKPCVLTPREGACAEAVALVESLWRCVGMKLVRMDADEHDHKMAVVSHLPHLAAVGLIEQVIEVGGWEVGSTGLRDTTRLASSNPPMRADIVHENRVALAEQLRGYGQRMLRLAELVAGDDYDALLSELESVKARRDAWLEQRERES; encoded by the coding sequence ATGCTGGACGGCGTGCAGAAGCTGGTGATTGTCGGGACGGGCCTGCTGGGGGCGAGCCTGGGTCTGGCGCTGCGTGCGCGTGGGTTTTCGGGTCGGATGGTGGGTGTGGCGCGTCGGGAATCGGTGGGTTCGGAGGCGGTGAAGCGGGGTTGTGTGGACGAGGCGGTGCTGGAGGCGGGGCCGGCGTGTGCGGACGCGGACCTGGTGGTGGTGGCGACGCCTCTGGGCGCTTTCGAGGCGGTGTTCGGGGCGATCACGGGGACGGACGCGGTGGTGACGGACGTGGGGTCGACCAAGGGGAGTGTGGTCCGGCAGGCGGAGGCGTTGCTGGGGCGGCCCGAGCGTTTTGTGGGTGCTCACCCGATGGCGGGGAGCGAGAAGCAGGGGCCGGAGGCGGCCTTTGCGGAGCTGCTGGAGGGCAAGCCGTGCGTGCTAACGCCTCGGGAGGGGGCGTGCGCGGAGGCGGTGGCGTTGGTGGAGTCGCTGTGGCGGTGCGTGGGGATGAAGCTGGTGCGGATGGACGCGGACGAGCATGATCATAAGATGGCGGTGGTGAGTCATCTGCCGCACCTGGCGGCGGTGGGCCTGATCGAGCAGGTGATCGAGGTGGGCGGCTGGGAGGTGGGCTCGACGGGCCTGCGGGACACGACGCGGCTGGCGAGCAGCAACCCGCCGATGCGTGCGGACATTGTCCACGAGAACCGGGTGGCGTTGGCGGAGCAGCTGCGCGGGTACGGGCAGCGGATGCTCAGGCTGGCGGAGCTGGTGGCGGGTGACGATTACGACGCGTTGCTGTCGGAGCTGGAATCGGTGAAGGCGAGGCGGGACGCGTGGCTGGAGCAGAGGGAGCGTGAATCATGA
- a CDS encoding SulP family inorganic anion transporter, with protein sequence MLDFFTRRTSGLKDDLLSGLTVALAMVPEAVAFALIAGLAPLTGLYAALTVGLITAAIGGRPGMISGATGALAVVIVSLVRDHGPEYVFPAVVLMGLIQIAVGLLRLGKLIRLVPHPVMLGFVNGLAIVIFMAQLDSFKIPAETAELDSHGHAASAWMTGTPLYIMIALTALTMAIIAFLPRLTRVVPATLAAIVVTSLLATFALPAFGLETRTVYDLAGSIQGGFPTFDFPVSPMTWQTLLTLETIEIILPYSLILAAVGLIESLMTMSLIDEITQTHGRGNRECIGQGVANITTGMFGGMGGCAMIGQSLINVNSGGRTRVSGIAAALFLLLFIMFLSPVIEVIPMAALVGVMFMVVIGTFEWASLRMYKKIPTSDLLVMITVTAVTVFLHNLALAVFVGVIIAALVFAWQQATYLAADTKYNEHGSKIYQLHGPLFFGSVTRFRELFDPNNDPDDVVIDFYYTRVVDQSGLEAINSLATRYANLGKRLHLTHLSEECRQLLDRAKKFVEVNISEDPHYHVSTDRLD encoded by the coding sequence ATGCTTGACTTCTTTACCCGTCGAACCTCCGGGCTCAAGGACGACCTGCTCTCCGGCCTCACCGTCGCGCTGGCCATGGTCCCCGAGGCCGTCGCCTTCGCGCTCATCGCAGGCCTCGCACCCCTCACCGGGCTCTACGCAGCACTCACCGTCGGCCTCATCACCGCCGCCATCGGCGGACGACCCGGCATGATCTCCGGCGCCACCGGCGCCCTCGCCGTCGTCATCGTCTCCCTCGTCCGCGACCACGGACCCGAGTACGTCTTCCCCGCCGTCGTCCTCATGGGACTCATCCAGATCGCCGTCGGCCTCCTCCGCCTCGGCAAACTCATCCGACTCGTCCCCCACCCCGTCATGCTCGGCTTCGTCAACGGACTCGCCATCGTCATCTTCATGGCCCAGCTCGACAGCTTCAAAATCCCCGCCGAAACCGCCGAACTCGACAGCCACGGCCACGCCGCCTCCGCATGGATGACCGGCACACCCCTCTACATCATGATCGCCCTCACGGCCCTCACCATGGCCATCATCGCCTTCCTCCCCAGACTCACCCGCGTCGTCCCCGCCACCCTCGCCGCCATCGTCGTCACCAGCCTCCTCGCCACCTTCGCTCTACCCGCTTTTGGCCTGGAGACGCGAACCGTCTACGACCTCGCCGGATCCATCCAGGGCGGATTCCCCACCTTCGACTTCCCCGTCAGCCCCATGACCTGGCAGACGCTCCTCACCCTCGAAACCATCGAGATCATCCTCCCCTATTCCCTCATCCTCGCCGCCGTCGGGCTCATCGAGTCCCTTATGACCATGAGCCTCATCGACGAGATCACCCAGACCCACGGCCGGGGCAACCGCGAGTGCATCGGACAGGGCGTCGCCAACATCACCACCGGCATGTTCGGCGGCATGGGCGGGTGCGCCATGATCGGCCAGTCACTCATCAACGTGAACTCAGGCGGACGAACACGCGTCTCGGGCATCGCCGCCGCCCTCTTCCTCCTCCTCTTCATCATGTTCCTCTCGCCCGTCATCGAGGTCATCCCCATGGCCGCCCTCGTCGGCGTCATGTTCATGGTCGTCATCGGAACCTTCGAGTGGGCCTCCCTCCGCATGTACAAGAAGATCCCCACCAGCGACCTCCTCGTCATGATCACTGTCACCGCCGTCACCGTCTTCCTCCACAACCTCGCCCTCGCCGTCTTCGTCGGCGTCATCATCGCCGCACTCGTCTTCGCCTGGCAGCAGGCCACTTACCTCGCCGCCGACACCAAGTACAACGAGCACGGCAGCAAGATCTACCAGCTCCACGGCCCCCTCTTCTTCGGATCCGTCACACGCTTCCGCGAACTCTTCGACCCCAACAACGACCCCGACGACGTCGTCATCGACTTCTACTACACCCGCGTCGTCGACCAGTCCGGACTCGAGGCCATCAACAGCCTCGCCACACGCTACGCCAACCTCGGCAAACGCCTCCACCTCACACACCTCTCCGAGGAATGCCGACAGCTCCTCGACCGCGCAAAGAAGTTCGTCGAGGTCAACATCTCCGAAGACCCCCACTACCACGTCTCGACCGACCGGCTCGACTGA